A single Natrinema pellirubrum DSM 15624 DNA region contains:
- a CDS encoding NAD(P)/FAD-dependent oxidoreductase has protein sequence MRDVCIVGGGVAGLAASIFTARAGLDTLVVDGGESILARNASLENYPGFPDGVDARRYLQLSREQARTAGAEFELGRVTRAEPVAETDLEAGFTLETEGGEPLEARRVIAASWSDSDYLVPLDVGRIQRGSKHFVSTDAAGRTAVDGVYAAGRLAEEPHQAIVAAGHGAKVGLAAVHDSDANFYHDWVTPEGYFTGRGREVPPGCEEIDDDERRRRDEQARARMLEAFEEPLDEAPTMHPSVDRE, from the coding sequence ATGCGAGACGTCTGTATCGTCGGCGGGGGCGTCGCCGGCCTCGCCGCTTCGATCTTCACCGCCCGCGCGGGACTCGACACGCTCGTCGTCGACGGTGGCGAGTCGATCCTCGCGCGCAACGCCAGCCTCGAGAACTATCCCGGTTTTCCCGACGGGGTCGACGCCCGGCGCTACCTGCAACTGAGCCGCGAGCAGGCCCGCACCGCCGGTGCCGAGTTCGAACTCGGGCGCGTAACGCGTGCGGAACCAGTAGCCGAGACGGACCTCGAGGCGGGCTTCACTCTCGAGACCGAGGGTGGCGAGCCGCTCGAGGCCCGCCGGGTGATCGCGGCCTCGTGGTCGGACAGTGACTATCTCGTGCCGCTGGACGTGGGTCGCATCCAGCGAGGGAGCAAGCACTTCGTCAGCACCGATGCAGCCGGGCGGACGGCCGTCGACGGCGTCTACGCCGCGGGCCGGCTGGCCGAGGAACCCCATCAGGCGATCGTCGCGGCCGGCCACGGCGCGAAGGTCGGCCTCGCCGCCGTCCACGACTCCGACGCGAACTTCTACCACGACTGGGTCACCCCCGAGGGCTATTTCACCGGTCGCGGCCGCGAGGTGCCGCCCGGCTGTGAGGAGATCGACGACGACGAACGGCGGCGACGGGACGAGCAGGCTAGGGCGCGGATGCTCGAGGCGTTCGAAGAGCCGTTAGACGAGGCGCCGACGATGCACCCGAGCGTCGATCGGGAGTAG
- a CDS encoding M48 family metalloprotease: MFVAAAFLIGLAVVPFLVFRAYATRVEASDEPIEDRLHRLNRAQQVGGFTLPVAAIIELYALELSERALAAVGASGPEIAGLAVLEFGAIVLVSFGVVTLPLVGMALGTYPTVRSLRDTSASLWRVVKGILAVMGITAVSVGVALAGFFAIQSVFGSSLPVLIGGLGTVIFVGFGLSPYLIVIFQDRVPLEDQRRERVDRLCADLGYRPRGLFLLEGESTKTANALVAGTVPGLRYVFLTDYLLAECDDDELCAILAHEFGHVAGRHLWQRGLLTVAVFGAWIAGAEFVGFGALEEALGFLGFFLPFMGLYAVYHVVLLGGLARWQEFRADAYAARRVGHEAMVAALERLADANDTRREAGLLYSLATHHPPISDRIEAVRDWIEATGDARGSETPSGG; the protein is encoded by the coding sequence ATGTTCGTCGCCGCCGCCTTCCTGATCGGACTCGCGGTGGTTCCGTTTCTCGTCTTTCGCGCGTATGCGACTCGAGTCGAGGCGTCGGACGAACCAATCGAGGACCGACTCCACCGCCTCAACCGCGCCCAGCAGGTCGGCGGGTTCACCCTCCCGGTCGCAGCGATCATCGAGCTGTACGCGCTCGAGTTGAGCGAGCGAGCGCTCGCTGCGGTCGGCGCTAGCGGCCCCGAGATCGCCGGTCTGGCCGTCCTCGAGTTCGGCGCGATCGTGCTGGTCTCGTTCGGGGTCGTGACGCTGCCGCTCGTGGGGATGGCGCTTGGCACCTACCCGACGGTGCGCTCGCTCCGGGACACGTCGGCGTCGCTGTGGCGGGTCGTCAAGGGCATCCTCGCGGTGATGGGAATCACCGCCGTCTCCGTCGGGGTCGCACTGGCGGGCTTTTTCGCGATCCAGTCGGTCTTCGGCTCGTCGCTGCCGGTCCTGATCGGCGGGCTCGGGACCGTCATCTTCGTCGGCTTCGGTCTCTCGCCGTACCTGATCGTGATTTTTCAGGACCGGGTCCCGCTCGAGGACCAGCGCCGCGAACGGGTCGACCGTCTCTGTGCGGACCTGGGCTATCGGCCCCGCGGACTCTTCCTGCTCGAGGGGGAGTCGACCAAGACCGCGAACGCTCTCGTTGCGGGCACCGTTCCCGGCCTGCGGTACGTCTTCCTGACCGACTACCTGCTGGCCGAGTGTGACGACGACGAACTGTGCGCGATCCTCGCTCACGAGTTCGGCCACGTCGCGGGCCGGCACCTCTGGCAGCGCGGGCTGTTGACCGTCGCCGTCTTCGGCGCGTGGATCGCCGGTGCCGAGTTCGTCGGCTTCGGCGCGCTCGAGGAAGCGCTTGGCTTCCTCGGCTTCTTCCTGCCGTTCATGGGGCTCTACGCTGTCTATCACGTCGTCTTGCTGGGCGGGCTCGCACGCTGGCAGGAGTTCCGGGCCGACGCCTACGCCGCCCGACGTGTCGGCCACGAGGCGATGGTCGCGGCCCTCGAGCGCCTCGCGGACGCGAACGACACGCGCCGCGAGGCGGGGCTGCTCTACAGTCTGGCGACCCATCACCCGCCGATCAGCGACCGGATCGAGGCGGTCCGCGACTGGATCGAGGCGACCGGCGACGCCCGCGGGAGCGAGACGCCTTCAGGCGGCTGA
- a CDS encoding type IV pilin, with product MNLRRSSRDDRGVSVVVGTVLLIGMITMAMAVLGAAVLSTDLVDSPPRAEFVYQEDGNGTVAIGLTDVQKLTADGTEIKLEGEGSCGMWGSGGDLEEGAVTTVEDGDCPDSLEEGDVIQIIGAETLIDTYELRGVSGATYGADCTDEIDEKIDDGDPIVIQDGEVVECDLTDGDDRIDSPVTVRDGGELIGNISTTDEIKIDDGTVDGYVNSSKNFQLKDSSTIGGSVRLTGGGSDLTVEGGTDVGGSITTTDNDLNIVIDNTGSTIGSDITSDGSVTVKSDHNIQGSITATDDITLNDGSKVDDDVDAGDNDVTLKDTSIIQGNVTDADFVDCKGSSDVKGSINADTNC from the coding sequence ATGAATTTGCGTCGCTCGTCTCGCGACGACCGGGGCGTCTCGGTCGTGGTCGGGACCGTCCTCCTGATCGGGATGATCACGATGGCGATGGCAGTTCTCGGCGCGGCCGTTCTGAGTACCGATCTCGTCGACAGCCCCCCTCGAGCGGAGTTCGTCTATCAAGAGGATGGTAACGGGACCGTCGCGATCGGCTTGACTGACGTACAGAAACTGACCGCCGACGGCACGGAGATCAAACTCGAGGGCGAGGGCAGTTGCGGGATGTGGGGCAGTGGCGGTGATCTCGAGGAAGGGGCTGTGACGACCGTGGAGGATGGTGATTGTCCGGACAGCCTCGAGGAGGGTGACGTGATTCAGATAATCGGTGCCGAAACGTTGATCGACACCTACGAACTGCGGGGTGTCTCAGGTGCTACGTATGGTGCCGACTGTACGGACGAAATCGACGAAAAAATCGATGACGGCGATCCAATCGTGATTCAAGATGGCGAAGTCGTCGAATGTGATCTCACCGATGGTGATGATCGGATTGACAGTCCAGTGACGGTTAGAGATGGTGGAGAACTAATCGGAAACATAAGTACAACCGATGAAATAAAAATAGATGACGGGACCGTCGATGGCTACGTAAATAGTTCGAAGAACTTCCAGTTGAAGGACTCCTCGACTATTGGTGGGAGCGTCCGCCTTACGGGTGGCGGCAGTGATCTAACCGTAGAAGGTGGAACTGATGTTGGGGGATCGATTACTACGACCGATAACGATCTCAATATTGTGATCGATAATACTGGTAGTACTATTGGGAGTGATATCACCAGTGATGGCAGCGTTACTGTCAAAAGTGATCATAATATCCAGGGATCCATCACTGCTACCGACGATATTACTCTTAACGATGGCTCAAAGGTTGACGACGACGTCGACGCTGGCGATAATGACGTAACACTCAAAGACACATCAATAATTCAGGGCAACGTCACTGATGCGGATTTTGTCGACTGTAAGGGCTCCTCAGATGTCAAAGGGTCGATCAATGCAGATACCAATTGTTGA
- a CDS encoding prephenate dehydrogenase/arogenate dehydrogenase family protein, with the protein MDVLIVGAGSMGSWFGAAIDARIAFADVDDDAAAAAAETVGGEVADLEGDRTYDAVCLAVPMTTVADAIAAQAERAERAIVDVSGVMQPALAAMERHAPDRERASLHPLFAPERAPGSIAVVREQSGPVTDELLAGLAARGNDLVETTATEHDDAMETVQAATHAAVLSFALAAEPVPEGFETPIYEELGRLARQVTAGTPRVYADIQATFDGADAVADAAAAVADADADELAALYREAAANWHGASDTRNESENE; encoded by the coding sequence ATGGACGTACTGATCGTCGGCGCGGGGTCGATGGGGTCGTGGTTCGGGGCGGCGATCGACGCCCGGATCGCGTTCGCCGACGTCGACGACGACGCCGCGGCGGCCGCGGCCGAGACGGTCGGCGGTGAGGTCGCCGACCTCGAGGGCGACCGGACCTACGACGCCGTCTGTCTCGCGGTGCCGATGACGACGGTCGCCGACGCGATCGCCGCCCAGGCCGAGCGGGCCGAGCGAGCGATCGTCGACGTTTCGGGCGTCATGCAACCCGCGCTCGCGGCGATGGAGCGACACGCACCCGACCGCGAACGGGCGAGCCTGCATCCGCTCTTCGCCCCCGAACGGGCTCCCGGCTCGATCGCCGTCGTCCGCGAGCAGTCGGGGCCGGTCACCGACGAGTTGCTGGCCGGGCTCGCGGCCCGGGGCAACGACTTGGTCGAGACGACGGCGACCGAACACGACGACGCCATGGAGACGGTCCAGGCGGCGACCCACGCTGCGGTGCTTTCGTTCGCGCTCGCGGCGGAGCCGGTCCCCGAGGGGTTCGAGACGCCGATCTACGAGGAACTGGGGCGACTCGCCAGACAGGTGACCGCGGGAACGCCGCGGGTCTATGCGGACATTCAGGCGACGTTCGACGGTGCGGACGCGGTCGCCGACGCCGCCGCCGCGGTCGCCGACGCCGACGCCGACGAACTCGCCGCCCTCTACCGGGAGGCGGCGGCGAACTGGCACGGAGCAAGCGATACCCGGAACGAGTCCGAGAATGAGTGA
- a CDS encoding small ribosomal subunit Rsm22 family protein: MSDQREAVRSNAKYLRNVRPIDPDEICDYVEGTPHPAVVRQLLREEAADLGLIERDDGTFVPVADEPVRPRRGPVERFPAAYERRLEDLLADRYGPNWFEGASGDLLRSTIRRFKADYLEGRSVEYDDDAAAGYAIYHLPAYYAAVQYALDDLADRGLLGRDLRVLDIGAGVGGPALGLCDYLPDDALVDYHAVEPSAAADVLADLLSETDRNVHPTIHRTTAEEFDPAAAADGEGSAGFDPTAPDDGFDLVLACNVLSELEDPVAVARSALETLAPEGTLLAMAPADKNTSVGLREVERELEGERLWERDAVAVGTDDGDENGDDPADYRRGSVTVYGPTVRLWPGETPSDRGWSFDVRPDLETPSFQRRLDEATPADDADHAPGEFENVDVQFSYSLLRVDGRRRTDMALDTDEWAKMAEMERHVTERIDLVAAKLSRSLSDEGANPLFKISDGSEDTDHYAVVTNETALNRDLLEADYGELCSFEGALALWNDDESAYNLVVDEETIVDRIA, from the coding sequence ATGAGTGACCAACGCGAGGCCGTCCGATCGAACGCGAAGTATCTGCGCAACGTCCGACCGATCGATCCCGACGAGATCTGTGACTACGTCGAGGGCACCCCCCATCCCGCGGTGGTCCGGCAACTCCTCAGGGAGGAGGCCGCCGACCTCGGGCTGATCGAGCGCGACGACGGCACCTTCGTCCCGGTCGCGGACGAGCCGGTCCGACCCCGTCGCGGTCCGGTCGAGCGATTCCCCGCCGCTTACGAACGCCGCCTCGAGGACCTGCTGGCGGATCGCTACGGACCGAACTGGTTCGAGGGTGCCTCGGGTGACTTGCTGCGGTCGACGATTCGGCGGTTCAAGGCCGACTACCTCGAGGGCCGATCGGTCGAGTACGACGACGACGCCGCGGCCGGCTACGCGATCTATCACCTGCCGGCCTACTACGCGGCGGTGCAGTACGCGCTCGACGACCTCGCCGACCGGGGGCTGCTGGGTCGTGACCTCCGCGTCCTCGATATCGGCGCGGGGGTCGGCGGCCCCGCGCTCGGGCTCTGTGACTATTTGCCCGACGACGCCCTGGTCGACTACCACGCGGTCGAACCCAGCGCCGCCGCGGACGTCCTCGCGGATCTGCTCTCGGAGACCGACCGGAACGTCCACCCGACGATCCACCGGACCACTGCCGAGGAATTCGACCCCGCGGCGGCCGCCGACGGCGAGGGATCGGCCGGCTTCGATCCGACCGCGCCCGACGACGGGTTCGACCTCGTGCTGGCCTGTAACGTCCTGAGCGAACTCGAGGACCCCGTCGCCGTCGCACGATCGGCCCTCGAGACGCTTGCGCCCGAGGGGACCCTCCTCGCGATGGCCCCCGCGGACAAGAACACGAGCGTCGGCCTGCGCGAGGTCGAACGCGAACTCGAGGGCGAGCGGCTCTGGGAGCGCGACGCGGTCGCGGTGGGCACGGACGACGGGGACGAGAACGGCGACGACCCGGCGGACTACCGGCGCGGCTCGGTGACGGTCTACGGTCCCACCGTTCGGCTCTGGCCCGGCGAGACGCCGTCGGATCGCGGCTGGTCGTTCGACGTCCGGCCCGACCTCGAGACCCCGTCGTTCCAGCGACGACTCGACGAGGCGACGCCGGCCGACGACGCCGACCACGCCCCCGGCGAGTTCGAGAACGTCGATGTCCAGTTCTCTTACTCGCTGTTGCGCGTCGACGGCCGTCGGCGGACCGACATGGCGTTGGACACCGACGAGTGGGCGAAGATGGCCGAGATGGAACGCCACGTCACCGAGCGGATCGATCTGGTGGCAGCGAAGCTCAGCCGCTCGCTCTCCGACGAGGGAGCCAACCCGCTTTTCAAGATCAGCGACGGTAGCGAAGACACCGACCACTACGCCGTCGTCACGAACGAGACCGCCCTCAACCGGGACCTGCTCGAGGCCGACTACGGCGAACTCTGTTCGTTCGAGGGGGCCCTCGCGCTGTGGAACGACGACGAGAGCGCGTACAACCTGGTCGTCGACGAGGAGACGATCGTCGACCGGATCGCCTGA
- a CDS encoding helix-turn-helix transcriptional regulator, with protein sequence MVFNTLWTRLSSLWSGSADEAQSDESAAATEEPDDDPDDETLSYAEEIEYGVDEGELPDEDKILRLLVKRGGRVDQSTVREETGWAQDRLEDVIDRMEDDDQISAITVGRKRVICRRGFEPNGYRSHLNE encoded by the coding sequence ATGGTATTCAACACACTCTGGACGCGGCTTTCCTCTCTCTGGAGCGGATCGGCCGACGAGGCCCAATCGGACGAGTCCGCGGCGGCGACCGAGGAACCGGACGACGACCCCGACGACGAAACGTTGAGCTACGCCGAAGAGATCGAGTACGGCGTCGACGAAGGCGAACTCCCCGACGAGGACAAGATCCTCAGACTGCTCGTCAAACGCGGCGGCCGCGTCGATCAATCGACCGTTCGCGAGGAGACCGGGTGGGCACAGGACCGCCTCGAGGACGTCATCGATCGGATGGAAGACGACGACCAGATCAGCGCGATCACCGTCGGTCGCAAGCGTGTGATCTGCCGGCGCGGGTTCGAACCCAACGGGTATCGATCGCATCTCAACGAGTAG
- a CDS encoding carboxypeptidase regulatory-like domain-containing protein, which translates to MRRNARENRTETRSIQRSVQILLTVTGIVFLLAGLALAASGASVSSAIGSVSDSVDGFDQPTDGGGNPSDDDTASGDGDSDDESDETSDGNGETESGNSSDGGADTGSDNETDASDDLRPLTTVVENRSGEPIDTATVTVDTGPDSSEQESVNGSGEAEFSLADGEYTVTANADGYRPSNETVGVDGDAVTKTLTLDQRTTGDDSNSSGTDDDDSETEGHTLSVAVEDENGDAIDNATVQLEEDAGFLTTGETDEKDVGDDGTVEFTALEDGEYTVTASADGFEQTARDVEIDGSDDEITLTLASNDG; encoded by the coding sequence ATGCGCCGTAATGCCCGAGAAAACCGGACGGAAACCCGATCGATTCAACGCAGCGTCCAGATTTTGCTCACCGTCACCGGCATCGTCTTCCTGTTGGCCGGGCTGGCACTCGCCGCAAGCGGTGCCTCAGTTAGCAGCGCCATCGGGTCGGTCAGTGACAGCGTGGACGGGTTCGACCAGCCGACCGACGGCGGTGGCAACCCATCGGATGACGACACGGCAAGCGGCGACGGCGACAGCGACGACGAGTCCGACGAGACCAGCGACGGAAACGGCGAGACGGAAAGCGGTAACAGTAGCGACGGTGGAGCGGACACCGGGAGCGACAACGAAACCGATGCCAGCGACGATCTCCGTCCGCTGACGACGGTCGTCGAGAATCGGAGCGGGGAGCCGATCGATACCGCCACCGTCACCGTCGACACCGGACCGGACTCGAGCGAGCAGGAGTCGGTCAACGGAAGCGGGGAAGCCGAGTTCTCGCTCGCGGACGGCGAGTACACGGTGACCGCGAACGCCGACGGATACCGGCCCTCGAACGAGACCGTCGGGGTCGACGGCGATGCCGTGACGAAGACGTTGACACTCGACCAACGAACCACCGGCGACGATAGCAATAGTAGCGGCACTGACGACGACGATAGCGAGACCGAGGGTCACACGCTGTCAGTGGCCGTCGAAGACGAGAACGGCGATGCGATCGATAACGCGACCGTGCAACTCGAGGAGGACGCCGGGTTCCTAACCACCGGCGAAACCGACGAGAAAGACGTCGGCGACGACGGGACGGTCGAGTTCACGGCCCTCGAGGACGGCGAGTATACGGTGACTGCGTCGGCGGACGGCTTCGAGCAAACGGCACGAGACGTCGAGATCGACGGCTCGGACGACGAGATTACACTGACGCTCGCGTCGAACGACGGGTAA
- a CDS encoding SRPBCC family protein encodes MDRILLSTLAHRSPEEVFPYVRSFTEYPRYTDHLKEVRVNGDGGVGSVYDLELAWWKLSYTARSRVTDISAPTSLTWQLVNHLDARGEWRVEPEPESAPPDVETASRIYFEAVYDPHSANEDAISLPRLVSLDWVVRKVEPKLLNEARTVVERLVADIEGRPRDVELTVHEMP; translated from the coding sequence GTGGACCGAATTCTCCTCAGCACGCTCGCCCATCGGTCGCCCGAGGAGGTCTTTCCGTACGTCCGCTCGTTCACCGAGTACCCGCGGTACACGGACCACCTGAAGGAGGTCCGCGTCAACGGCGACGGCGGCGTCGGCTCCGTCTACGACCTCGAGTTGGCGTGGTGGAAGCTCAGCTACACGGCTCGCTCGCGGGTGACCGACATCTCGGCCCCGACGTCGCTCACGTGGCAACTCGTCAACCACCTCGACGCCCGCGGGGAGTGGCGCGTCGAACCCGAGCCGGAGTCGGCACCGCCGGACGTCGAGACGGCAAGCCGGATCTACTTCGAGGCCGTCTACGACCCACACTCGGCCAACGAGGACGCCATCTCGCTGCCCAGACTCGTCTCGCTGGACTGGGTCGTCCGGAAGGTCGAGCCGAAACTGCTCAACGAGGCCCGAACGGTCGTCGAGCGGCTGGTCGCGGACATCGAGGGTCGGCCGCGGGACGTCGAACTGACCGTCCACGAGATGCCCTGA
- the trkA gene encoding Trk system potassium transporter TrkA: MRVIVVGAGEVGSNIAAGLDEDHHVVVIDRDSERVEEVTYSHDVLAIRGDGTAIETLREADVADADLVIASTDVDETNIVVCGAAKAVGDPFTIARVRQTNLLRTWEESMGAFGVDFMVCTDLQTAETIVRIAGLPGAHDVETFAGGLVRMAEFEIGPESPIAGETVSAADRFESLTFVALLREDEVVVPRGETVIRTGDAAVVIGSGESVRSFASALTPAPTLEDAREVVIVGGTEIGYQTARLFEAEGVESRLIERDPGRARELAERLPDTLVLESDATDIDFLVREHVDESDIVVAALESDERNLLVSLLAKRIGVERTIGVVESAAYVDLFETVGIDVGVNPRLVTSEEITRFTREQRTENVAMLESDRAEVLEIEIDADSVLFERSIQSAMADLPDGVVVGAISRAGELITPRGETVVEGGDHVVLFVETAVLNAVAGAL, from the coding sequence GTGCGCGTGATCGTCGTCGGTGCGGGCGAAGTGGGCTCGAACATCGCGGCGGGCCTCGACGAGGATCACCACGTCGTGGTCATCGATCGGGACTCGGAGCGGGTCGAGGAGGTCACCTACTCCCACGACGTGTTGGCGATCCGTGGCGACGGGACCGCGATCGAGACGCTCCGTGAGGCCGACGTCGCGGACGCGGACCTGGTCATCGCCAGTACGGACGTCGACGAGACGAACATCGTCGTCTGCGGAGCGGCCAAAGCGGTCGGCGACCCGTTTACGATCGCCCGCGTCAGGCAGACGAACCTGCTTCGCACCTGGGAGGAATCGATGGGGGCTTTCGGTGTGGATTTCATGGTCTGTACGGACCTCCAGACCGCCGAGACGATCGTCCGGATCGCCGGGCTGCCGGGCGCACACGATGTCGAGACGTTCGCCGGCGGACTCGTCCGGATGGCCGAGTTCGAAATCGGCCCGGAGAGCCCGATCGCCGGCGAGACCGTCTCGGCGGCCGACCGGTTCGAGTCGCTGACGTTCGTGGCCCTGTTGCGCGAGGACGAGGTCGTCGTGCCTCGGGGTGAGACGGTCATTAGGACCGGCGACGCGGCGGTCGTGATCGGCTCCGGGGAGAGCGTCCGGTCGTTCGCGAGTGCGCTGACGCCGGCACCGACCCTCGAGGACGCCCGTGAGGTCGTCATCGTCGGCGGGACGGAGATCGGCTACCAGACCGCACGGTTGTTCGAGGCCGAGGGGGTCGAGTCGCGACTGATCGAACGCGACCCCGGGCGGGCGCGGGAACTAGCCGAGCGTCTGCCGGACACGCTCGTGTTGGAAAGCGACGCGACGGACATCGACTTCCTCGTCCGGGAACACGTCGACGAGTCCGATATCGTGGTCGCCGCCCTCGAAAGCGACGAGCGGAACCTGCTCGTCTCCCTGCTTGCCAAGCGGATCGGCGTCGAGCGGACGATCGGGGTCGTCGAGTCCGCCGCGTACGTCGACCTCTTCGAGACGGTCGGGATCGATGTCGGGGTCAACCCGCGGCTGGTCACCTCCGAGGAGATCACCCGGTTCACCCGCGAGCAGCGGACCGAAAACGTCGCCATGCTCGAGTCCGATCGCGCGGAGGTCCTCGAGATCGAGATCGATGCCGACAGCGTTCTCTTCGAACGCTCGATCCAGTCGGCGATGGCCGACCTGCCCGACGGGGTGGTCGTCGGCGCGATCAGCCGCGCTGGTGAACTGATAACGCCCCGCGGCGAGACGGTCGTCGAGGGCGGCGATCACGTGGTCTTGTTCGTCGAGACCGCAGTGTTGAACGCGGTCGCCGGGGCGTTGTGA
- the surE gene encoding 5'/3'-nucleotidase SurE, with protein sequence MSDDLEILLTNDDGIDSTGIRALYDALSERANVTVVAPADDRSACGRSLSHEVEVDERELGYAVHGTPADCVVAGLAELGPVPDLVVAGCNKGANLGEYVLGRSGTISAAVEAAFFDVPAIATSMYVPAAGTSLAETDLTAADYAEATRVTSYLAEHALGAGVFDHAAYLNVNVPVADGDPAPIEITRPSKRYEMDAERNGAHVTLKDRVWEDMNPESLPDPEGTDRRAVVEGRISVSPLTAPHSTNGHEALDALAETYLETVRSTDR encoded by the coding sequence ATGAGCGACGACCTCGAGATCCTGTTGACCAACGACGACGGGATCGACAGTACCGGCATCAGGGCGCTGTACGACGCCCTCTCGGAGCGCGCCAACGTGACCGTCGTCGCCCCGGCCGACGACCGCAGCGCCTGCGGTCGCTCGCTCTCCCACGAGGTCGAGGTCGACGAGCGCGAGTTGGGGTATGCGGTCCACGGGACGCCGGCGGACTGCGTCGTCGCAGGGCTGGCCGAACTCGGCCCCGTCCCCGATCTGGTCGTCGCGGGCTGTAACAAGGGCGCGAACCTCGGCGAGTACGTCCTCGGCCGATCGGGAACGATCAGCGCCGCCGTCGAGGCCGCGTTCTTCGACGTGCCGGCGATTGCCACCTCGATGTACGTCCCCGCCGCCGGCACCTCGCTGGCCGAGACCGACCTGACCGCTGCCGACTACGCCGAGGCGACCCGCGTGACGAGCTATCTGGCCGAGCACGCCCTCGGTGCCGGCGTCTTCGACCACGCCGCGTACCTCAACGTCAACGTTCCGGTGGCCGACGGCGACCCCGCCCCCATCGAGATCACCCGCCCCTCGAAACGCTACGAGATGGACGCCGAACGCAACGGCGCACACGTCACCCTCAAGGACCGCGTCTGGGAGGACATGAACCCCGAATCGTTGCCGGACCCCGAGGGGACCGATCGCCGGGCCGTCGTCGAGGGCCGCATCAGCGTCTCGCCGCTGACGGCACCCCACTCGACGAACGGTCACGAGGCGCTCGACGCGCTCGCCGAGACGTACCTCGAGACCGTCCGTTCGACCGACCGCTGA
- a CDS encoding NAD(P)/FAD-dependent oxidoreductase: MTRIGIVGAGAGAAAATNALERTAPDADVTVLEKSRGVCGRAATRRRDGTVYDYGANYVKSDDDRVVDLLTETLDTHGLVDIEEPVWTFAVDGEVSPGEDRDDHKWTYRQGLTQIAKRLFARSDATVHRETRVERVIRDGDGGRGSGETAGVWHLEDADGRRWGPFDVLLLNPPAPQTAELLLSADWESDVRGRLVDAIDAVPFRTIWTGIFHYPFELETPYYALVNTDKAHEVGWVAREECKPGHVPDGESLLVVQANHEWSVDRYDEPPAENLTELAALTADLLDDERLREPDWTDHQGWRYALPEDGVARDPLQLAEADGLYCLGDWVAGEARLHAALRNGLEVAERVADRR, translated from the coding sequence ATGACACGGATCGGAATCGTCGGTGCGGGTGCCGGCGCAGCGGCCGCGACCAACGCGCTCGAGCGAACGGCACCGGACGCCGACGTAACGGTACTCGAGAAGTCCCGCGGGGTCTGCGGGCGGGCCGCGACCAGACGCCGCGACGGGACGGTCTACGACTATGGTGCGAATTACGTCAAGTCCGACGACGATCGAGTCGTCGATTTGCTGACCGAAACCCTCGACACTCACGGACTGGTTGATATCGAGGAGCCTGTCTGGACCTTCGCCGTCGACGGCGAGGTATCGCCGGGCGAGGACCGCGACGATCACAAGTGGACGTACCGGCAGGGACTGACCCAGATCGCCAAGCGGCTGTTCGCCCGTAGCGACGCGACGGTCCACCGGGAGACGCGGGTCGAACGGGTGATTCGGGACGGCGACGGTGGTCGGGGTTCCGGCGAGACGGCGGGCGTCTGGCATCTCGAGGACGCCGACGGCCGGCGGTGGGGGCCGTTCGACGTCCTCCTGTTGAACCCGCCAGCGCCACAGACCGCCGAACTGCTGCTGTCGGCCGACTGGGAGAGCGACGTTCGGGGCCGCCTCGTCGATGCCATCGACGCCGTCCCCTTCCGGACGATCTGGACCGGGATCTTTCACTACCCCTTCGAACTCGAGACGCCCTACTACGCACTGGTCAACACGGACAAGGCCCACGAGGTGGGCTGGGTCGCCCGCGAGGAGTGCAAGCCCGGCCACGTCCCCGACGGCGAGTCGCTGCTGGTCGTCCAGGCCAACCACGAGTGGTCGGTCGACCGCTACGACGAACCACCGGCGGAGAACCTGACCGAACTGGCGGCCCTGACCGCCGACCTGCTCGACGACGAGCGTCTGCGCGAGCCAGACTGGACCGACCATCAGGGCTGGCGATACGCCCTCCCCGAGGACGGCGTCGCCCGCGATCCGCTCCAACTGGCCGAGGCCGACGGCCTCTACTGTCTCGGCGATTGGGTCGCCGGCGAGGCCCGACTGCACGCGGCGTTGCGCAACGGCCTCGAGGTCGCCGAGCGCGTCGCCGACCGCCGGTAA